The window ACCGACACGTCGGGGCGGCCGTTCCGGCACGGCCAGCGCGGCGTCACCCTCGGCTGGGCGGGGATGCCGGCGTCCCGGGACTGGCGGGGCGAGTCGGACAGGGACGGCCACGAGCTCGAAGTGACGGTGGAGAGCGTGGTGGACGAACTCGCGGCGGCGGCGAACCTCGTCTCCGGCGAGGGCGACGGCGGCACGCCGGTCGTGGTGGTTCGGGAGTTCGAGTTCGGCGACCACGACGGTTCGCAGGAGCTCTACCGCGAGGTGTCGGGAGACTTCGTGCGGCAGGCGCTCCGGGGGTGGTCGTATGAAGGGCGTTGAGCTCACGCCAGAGGTTCCGGTGCGTGAGGTCGCGTCGTTGGCGGCGCGGGCGGAGGACGCGGGGTTCGACGCGGTGTTCGCGTCCTCGCACTACAACAACCGCGACCCGTTTCAGGCGCTCGCGCTCGCGGCGGACGCGACGGAGTCGGTTCGCGTGGGTCCGGGTGTCGCGAACCCGTACGAGACGCATCCGGTGACGCTGGCGTCGAAGGCGGCGACGCTGGACGAGCTGAGCGGCGGGCGCGCGGTGTTCGGGGTCGGCGCGGGCGACGCCTCGACGCTGCGGAACCTCGGCGTGGAGCGCGACCGGCCGCTCCGACGGGTGCTGGAGGCGTTCAAGGTCGCCCAGCAGCTGTGGCGGGGAGCGCGCGTCGAGCACGACGGGACGTTCGTCGCGCGGGACGCGGGCCTGAACTACGAGCCGGGCCGGATTCCGGTGTACGTGGGCGCGCAGGGGCCGCACATGCTTCGGATGGCGGCGAAGCACGCGGACGGCGCGCTGGTGAACGCGAGCCATCCCGACGACTTCGCGTGGGCGCGCGACCGGCTCGACGAGGGCCTCGACGAGCGGCCGGCCGAGCGGGGAGAGTTCGAGTCCGTGGCGTTCGCGTCGGTGAGCGTCGCGGTAGACGGCGAGGAGGCGCGGGCGGCGGCGCGGCCGCCGGTCGCGTTCATCGCCGCCGGCGCGGCCCCGCCCGTGCTCGACCGGCACGGCGTGAGCCGCGACCGGGCGGCGCGCGTCGGCGAGCACATCGAGGCGGGCGAGTTCGACGCGGCGTTCGACGCGGTGTCCGAGACGATGCTGGACGCGTTCTGCGTCGCCGGCACGCCCGACGAGGTCGGCACGCGCCTGAACGAGATCCGGGAGTACGTGGACGGCGTGGTCGCGGGGTCGCCGCTCGGCCCGAGCCGGGAGGCGGCCATCGAGTTGCTCGCGGACGCGTAGGGGCGCCGATACGACCAACAGACATAGGTTCCGTGCGCCCGTCACTGTTGACAATAGGCACGCCCCTCGTTCACATGACTGACTCGCTCGAACCGCCGCACGCGACGCCCGACGCAGCGCCCCTGTCCGCCGCGGACGCGAGAGACCTCGCGCGCTCGCTTGTCGAAAACGTCGAAACCGTCATCGTCGGCAACCGGAGCGCCATCGAACACATCGTCACCGCCGTCCTCGCGGGCGGCCACCTCCTCCTCGAAGACGTCCCCGGAGTCGGGAAGACGATGCTCGCGCGCGCCGTCGCGCGCTCGGTGGACGGCGACTTCTCCCGCGTGCAGTTCACGCCCGACCTCCTGCCCGCGGACGTGACCGGGTCGCACGTGTTCAACGAGAAGACCCGCGAGTTCGACTTCCAGCCGGGCCCCATCTTCGGGAACGTCGTGCTTGGCGACGAGATCAACCGCGCGCCGCCGAAGACGCAGGCCGCCCTCCTCGAAGCGATGGAGGAAGACCAGGTGACGGTGGACGGAACGACGCACCCGCTCCCGGATCCGTTCACGGTCATCGCGACGCAGAACGCGGTCGAGCGCGACCGCACGTACGAACTCCCGGTGGCGGAGGTCGACCGGTTCACGAAGAAGCTCCACCTCGGCTACCCGAGCCCGGACGAGGAGGTGGCGGTAATCGAGCGCGCGGTCGGCGACCACCCCATCGATTCCGTGGACGCGGTGGCGTCCGTGGCTGACTTGCGGCGTGCGCGCGCGACCGCGGCGGCCGTGACGGTGGCGGAGCCGGTGCGGCGGTACGTGACGCGGCTCGCGGGGTACACGCGCGAGCACGCGAGCCTCGGCGTCAGCCCACGCGGATCTATCGCGCTCGTGCGGGCGGCGCAGGGCCGCGCGACGCTCGACGGCCGGGAGTACGTGACGCCGGACGACGTGAAGGCGGAAGCGCCGTTGGTGCTCGCACACCGAATCCGCGCCGACCAGGGCGGCGCGGTCGGCGGCGAGTCCGGGGAGCGAATCGTCGAACACGCGCTGTCGCGCGTCGACCCGGAGGCATGAGCGCTCGGCCGACACGCCGCGGGTGGGCGGTCGCCGCGGTCGCGCTCGCGGGGGTCGCGCTCGGCTGGCTGTTCGGCGGGCGGAGCCTCAACGTCGTCGTGATGCCCGCCGCCGCGGCGTTCGTCCTGACGGGACTGCACGTCGCGCGCTACGACCGCCCGACGGTGACGCGAACCGCGCCCGAGCACGCCCACCAGGGCGAGACGCGGACGGTGGCCGTCTCGGTGGACGCACGCCACGAGTACCCCGTGACGGTTCGGGAGTCGCTCGCAGAGGGTTTGGTGGGCGACGGGGTGCTGGAGACGGTCGCGGACGGCCGCGAGAGTTCGTTCGAGGTCGAACTGGGGTCGCGCGGCGAACACGTCGTCGGGCCGACCGAGCTGGTTGCGACGGATCCGTTCGGCCTCTGGACGCGGATCTTCCGGTACGCGCGGGTCGACCGCGTGACGGTGTTCCCGCGCGTCCACGACCTCACGGACACCGCCGGCCTCCTCACGGGCTACATCGGCGTGACGGACGAGCGCGGGCAGTTCGAGGGGCTCAGGGAGTACCAGCGCGGCGACCCGCTGCGGGACGTGAACTGGCGGGCGAGCGCGAAGCGACCGGGCGACCTCGTGGTGACGACGTTCGCGGGCGAGGGCGCGACGAACCGCGTCGTCGTCGCGGCGGACGCGAACGGCGGCCGCGCGGACGCGGTGGCGGAAGCCGCGGCGAGCGTCGTCGCGAACCTCCTCGACGCCGGCATCTCGGTCGGCGTCGTCACGCCCGACGGGTCGGTGTCGCCCGCGACGGGGGACGCACACCGCCGAGCCGTCTTCACGCAGCTCGCCCGTCTCGACGACGCCCACCTCGGCCGGGAGCGCGTCGCGGACGCGGACATCGCGGTTCGGTCGACCGCGGAGCGCGTGGAGATCAGCGCCGGTGACCGGACGCGTCGGTACCGGGACGTGGTGGGCGCGCGGAGGGCGGACGCGTGACCGATCGGTTCCCGGTGCGGCCGTGGCGGCTCGCCGCGCTCGCGTCCGTCGCGATGGTGACGGCGTCGTTCCTCTCGGTTCTCTACCACGTCGTCGACGTGGTCGGCGGCGTCTCCGTGTTCGGGCCGCTCGCCGCCGCCTCGGTCGCGCTCGCGGTGGTCTTCCGCGCGCTCTCGGAGCGGATCGCGGGCGCGCTCGCCGCCGTCCTGCTCGCGGGCGGTCTCGCGGTGTACGTCGTCGTGATGCCGGACGTGTACGCTGCGGCCTTCTCCGTCGACCGCGTGCTCTCGGACACGGTCGCGCTCCTTACCGGTTTCTCGGTGCTGCGGATGGCGGAGGCGGGCGCGTGGGCGCTCGCTGTCACGCCCGGCCCGGTGTTCCTGACGTGGTACTTCGCGCTCCGCGAGAACTACGCGGCGAGCGCCGCGGTCGGGGGTGTGACGCTCGGGTTCTTCGTGCTCACGGGCGACAGCGGGACGGTCGGCACGATGGTCGGCGTGCTCGGCGCGTTCGGCGCGCTCGGATTCGGAACGCTCGATGTCCATCACGGCCACCGCCGGCAGGTCGAGGTCGTCGCCGCGGTGCTGGCGGTCGCGGTGCTCGCGTCCGCGACGGTGAGCGCCGTGCCGAGCACGGGCAGCCCGCTCGTCCCGCAGTCGGCGACCGCGCCCGAGGGGTCACTCGTTGTCGCGGGCGACCGCGTCGGCGTCGGCGGGAGCATCACGCTCTCACCGAAGGTTCAGTTCGTCGTCGAGTCGGAGCAGGCGGCGTACTGGCGGGCGGGCGTCTACGATCGGTTCACCGGCCAGGGCTGGGTGCGCGCAACCGGCCCCGACGACGCCGGGTCGTTCGACCCGCCGCCCGGGCAGACCGAGCGCGTGGTGCAGGAGGTGACGGCGCGCCGATCGCTCGCCGTGATGCCCGCAGCCGCCACGCCCGTCGCGGTGTCGGGCGCGGGCTACACGGTGAGCGCGTTCGGGAACCCGCGACCGGACGGCGTGCTCGACAACGGCGACTCCTATACGGTCGAGAGCGCGGTGTTGAACCCGACTACGGCGGAACTCCGGCGGGCGGGGACGGACTACCCGAGCGACGTGCGCGACCGCTACCTGCAGGTGCCGGCGAGCACGAGCGACGCGGTGCGGTCGCTGACCGCGAACGTCACCGCGGGCGCGGAGACGCCGTACGCGACGGCGCGCGCGGTCGAGTCGTGGCTGGAGGCGAACAAGGAGTACTCGCTGTCCGTGCCGACGCCGGACGGCAACCTCGTGAATCAGTTCATCCTCGAACAGAACGCGGGCTACTGCGTCTACTACGCATCCGCGATGGCGGTGATGCTTCGCACGCA is drawn from Salarchaeum sp. JOR-1 and contains these coding sequences:
- a CDS encoding 5,10-methylenetetrahydromethanopterin reductase — protein: MKGVELTPEVPVREVASLAARAEDAGFDAVFASSHYNNRDPFQALALAADATESVRVGPGVANPYETHPVTLASKAATLDELSGGRAVFGVGAGDASTLRNLGVERDRPLRRVLEAFKVAQQLWRGARVEHDGTFVARDAGLNYEPGRIPVYVGAQGPHMLRMAAKHADGALVNASHPDDFAWARDRLDEGLDERPAERGEFESVAFASVSVAVDGEEARAAARPPVAFIAAGAAPPVLDRHGVSRDRAARVGEHIEAGEFDAAFDAVSETMLDAFCVAGTPDEVGTRLNEIREYVDGVVAGSPLGPSREAAIELLADA
- a CDS encoding MoxR family ATPase, which produces MTDSLEPPHATPDAAPLSAADARDLARSLVENVETVIVGNRSAIEHIVTAVLAGGHLLLEDVPGVGKTMLARAVARSVDGDFSRVQFTPDLLPADVTGSHVFNEKTREFDFQPGPIFGNVVLGDEINRAPPKTQAALLEAMEEDQVTVDGTTHPLPDPFTVIATQNAVERDRTYELPVAEVDRFTKKLHLGYPSPDEEVAVIERAVGDHPIDSVDAVASVADLRRARATAAAVTVAEPVRRYVTRLAGYTREHASLGVSPRGSIALVRAAQGRATLDGREYVTPDDVKAEAPLVLAHRIRADQGGAVGGESGERIVEHALSRVDPEA
- a CDS encoding DUF58 domain-containing protein, encoding MSARPTRRGWAVAAVALAGVALGWLFGGRSLNVVVMPAAAAFVLTGLHVARYDRPTVTRTAPEHAHQGETRTVAVSVDARHEYPVTVRESLAEGLVGDGVLETVADGRESSFEVELGSRGEHVVGPTELVATDPFGLWTRIFRYARVDRVTVFPRVHDLTDTAGLLTGYIGVTDERGQFEGLREYQRGDPLRDVNWRASAKRPGDLVVTTFAGEGATNRVVVAADANGGRADAVAEAAASVVANLLDAGISVGVVTPDGSVSPATGDAHRRAVFTQLARLDDAHLGRERVADADIAVRSTAERVEISAGDRTRRYRDVVGARRADA
- a CDS encoding transglutaminase domain-containing protein encodes the protein MTDRFPVRPWRLAALASVAMVTASFLSVLYHVVDVVGGVSVFGPLAAASVALAVVFRALSERIAGALAAVLLAGGLAVYVVVMPDVYAAAFSVDRVLSDTVALLTGFSVLRMAEAGAWALAVTPGPVFLTWYFALRENYAASAAVGGVTLGFFVLTGDSGTVGTMVGVLGAFGALGFGTLDVHHGHRRQVEVVAAVLAVAVLASATVSAVPSTGSPLVPQSATAPEGSLVVAGDRVGVGGSITLSPKVQFVVESEQAAYWRAGVYDRFTGQGWVRATGPDDAGSFDPPPGQTERVVQEVTARRSLAVMPAAATPVAVSGAGYTVSAFGNPRPDGVLDNGDSYTVESAVLNPTTAELRRAGTDYPSDVRDRYLQVPASTSDAVRSLTANVTAGAETPYATARAVESWLEANKEYSLSVPTPDGNLVNQFILEQNAGYCVYYASAMAVMLRTQGVPARYVVGYTPGQRVGEDTWVVRGVDSHAWVEVYVPDVGWVRFDPTPGTPREAQETQTVADAREDGVDGVDAAGSEDGTYTTATTTTRAANTTTGNTSTQAPGIDPDRGVRTAVDSGGVNVTDPAAGGSGGDGGGVIPDVPPGTIAVWTVLVAGLLAAAHRSGVAARAYRVVWVRTTPRGSPEERVTGAFERARYLVERANRPRKRGETVAEYFEAVRADRRARELATLRDRATYGGEVTDEDADRATALAAALVADTDRRARPATLFNRTISYFKS